The Anoxybacillus flavithermus genome has a segment encoding these proteins:
- a CDS encoding DNA-binding protein gives MKRLKITNDHGWTPRTLRKQERKIKDASLRVRVTAVRLVMEGHLGKDVAKMVNVCRQSVALYVARFNQGGLDHLLDRRLPPGRVPFLTEEQQQEIRQLVLTTTPVDAGWGIASSWNTRILQSYIQQTYGVSMSREGIRKLLHRLRLSWTRPTYKLVKGDAKRQAAFQRELEFIKKN, from the coding sequence ATGAAACGTCTTAAAATTACAAATGACCACGGCTGGACGCCTCGAACCCTTCGGAAACAAGAACGGAAAATCAAAGATGCTTCCCTTCGTGTTCGGGTGACCGCTGTTCGTCTTGTCATGGAAGGTCACCTCGGTAAAGATGTCGCGAAAATGGTCAACGTATGCCGTCAATCGGTTGCCCTCTACGTTGCACGTTTTAATCAAGGTGGGCTCGATCATCTACTCGATCGTCGCTTACCACCTGGTCGCGTGCCATTTCTTACGGAAGAACAACAACAAGAAATCAGACAACTCGTGTTAACTACTACACCTGTGGATGCTGGCTGGGGCATCGCTTCGTCATGGAACACGCGCATTTTACAATCTTACATTCAACAAACCTATGGTGTTTCCATGTCACGGGAAGGGATTCGCAAGTTGTTGCATCGTTTGCGTTTGTCATGGACACGCCCGACGTATAAGCTCGTCAAAGGAGACGCTAAGCGTCAAGCTGCTTTTCAAAGAGAACTTGAATTTATAAAAAAAAACTAA